A genomic segment from Aegilops tauschii subsp. strangulata cultivar AL8/78 chromosome 1, Aet v6.0, whole genome shotgun sequence encodes:
- the LOC109741062 gene encoding dolichyl-diphosphooligosaccharide--protein glycosyltransferase subunit STT3A isoform X1 encodes MAEPVANAAAPAPAPGRLRNAFGGVLCAFTLILIGVLAFSIRLFSVIKYESVIHEFDPYFNFRVTQFLSKNGIYEFWNWFDDRTWYPLGRVIGGTVYPGLTLTAGSIWWFVNALNIPLSVETVCVFTAPIFSAIASWATYLLTKEAKGTGAGLMAAAILAMVPSYISRSVAGSYDNEAVAIFALVFTFYLYVKTLNTGSLFYATLNALSYFYMVCSWGGYTFIINLIPMHVLLCIVTGRYSSRLYIAYAPLVILGTLLAALVPVVGFNAVLTSEHFASFLVFIILHVVAFVYYIKGLLTPRLFKMAMTLVITVGLAVCFAVVAILVALVASSPTKGWSGRSLSLLDPTYASKYIPIIASVSEHQPPTWPSYFMDINVLAFLVPAGIISCFLPLSDASSFMVLYLVTAVYFSGVMVRLMLVLAPAACILSGIALSSAFDVLTRSMKFQLSKLFDDGPAISGNGSPNGSSASTVNTSSSKNEKTEKSEAAPKEKQSKKNRRKDKEVTESVSVKPKKEKRLSVLPLEASIVSTLLLIALGGFYVVHCVWAAAEAYSAPSIVLTSRSREGLHVFDDFREAYAWLSHNTDVDDKVASWWDYGYQTTAMANRTVIVDNNTWNNTHIATVGTAMSSPEKAAWEIFDSLDVKYVLVVFGGLVGYPSDDINKFLWMVRIGGGEFPHIKEPDYLRDGQYRVDAQATPTMLNCLMYKLCYYRFVETDGKGFDRVRGYEIGKKHFKLTHFEEVFTTHHWMVRIYKLKPQKNRIRGKLKKLKSQSSKTSSTLAAGRKKNPWQ; translated from the exons ATGGCGGAGCCCGTGGCCAACGCGGCGGCGCCCGCCCCCGCGCCCGGCCGCCTCCGCAACGCCTTCGGCGGCGTGCTCTGCGCCTTCACCCTCATCCTCATCGgtgtcctcgccttctcgatccgcCTCTTCTCC GTGATCAAGTACGAGAGCGTGATCCACGAGTTCGACCCCTACTTCAACTTCCGCGTCACTCAG TTCTTGTCAAAGAATGGAATCTACGAGTTCTGGAACTGGTTTGATGATAGGACATG GTATCCCCTTGGTCGTGTGATCGGTGGCACTGTGTATCCTGGGTTGACTTTGACAGCTGGAAGCATTTGGTG GTTCGTAAATGCTCTGAACATCCCATTGTCCGTGGAGACTGTCTGCGTGTTCACTGCTCCAATTTTCTCAGCAATCGCTTCCTGGGCTACTTACCTCTTGACAAAG GAGGCAAAGGGCACTGGAGCTGGATTGATGGCAGCAGCCATTCTGGCAATG GTCCCTTCGTACATCTCAAGATCAGTTGCTGGCAGCTATGATAATGAAGCTGTAGCAATATTTGCCTTGGTATTCACATTTTATCTGTATGTAAAG ACACTGAACACAGGATCACTCTTTTATGCAACGCTCAATGCTCTCTCATATTTCTACATg GTCTGTTCTTGGGGAGGCTACACATTCATCATAAACCTTATTCCGATGCATGTGCTGTTGTGCATTGTAACCGGTCGTTATTCTTCGCGACTGTACATTGCATATGCTCCCCTT GTTATACTGGGAACACTTCTGGCAGCTTTGGTACCTGTCGTTGGTTTTAATGCTGTATTGACATCTGAGCACTTTGCATCATTTCTG GTGTTTATAATCCTTCATGTGGTTGCTTTTGTGTATTACATCAAAGGACTTTTGACTCCCAGGCTGTTCAAAATGGCTATGACTCTTGTTATAACTGTTGGACT GGCTGTTTGTTTTGCAGTTGTAGCTATACTCGTAGCGTTGGTGGCATCTAGCCCAACAAAAGGCTGGAGTGGGCGCAGTTTGAGTCTACTGGACCC AACCTATGCAAGCAAGTATATTCCCATCATTGCCAGTGTCAGTGAACATCAACCCCCTACCTGGCCCTCTTATTTTATGGATATCAATGTTTTGGCCTTCTTGGTTCCTGCTGGAATAATT TCATGCTTCTTGCCTTTGTCCGATGCAAGTTCATTCATGGTCTTGTACTTGGTCACTGCGGTATATTTTTCTGGAGTGATG GTTCGGCTTATGCTTGTCCTTGCTCCTGCTGCGTGCATTCTATCAGGGATTGCTCTTTCCTCAGCCTTCGATGTCCTCACACGATCTATGAAATTTCAGCTATCAAAACTATTTGATGATGGCCCTGCTATT TCAGGGAATGGTAGCCCAAATGGTTCTAGTGCTAGCACGGTCAATACAAGTTCATCCAAAAATGAGAAGACTGAAAAATCTGAAGCAGCTCCAAAGGAAAAACAATCAAAGAAGAACAGGAGGAAGGACAAAGAAGTGACCGAAAGTGTTTCTGTGAAGCCTAAAAAGGAAAAGAGACTTTCGGTACTGCCTTTGGAAGCATCTATTGTGAGCACTCTTTTACTGATCGCGTTAGGTGGTTTCTATGTG GTCCATTGTGTTTGGGCTGCAGCTGAAGCGTACTCTGCACCTTCGATTGTGTTGACATCTCGTTCACGCGAGGGATTGCATGTTTTTGATGATTTCCGTGAAGCTTATGCATGGCTTAGCCATAACACAGATGTGGATGACAAG GTTGCATCCTGGTGGGACTATGGTTATCAAACAACTGCTATGGCTAACAGGACTGTGATTGTAGACAACAATACCTGGAATAACACTCACATAGCAACAGTTGGTACAGCGATGTCATCCCCAGAAAAGGCAGCATGGGAGATCTTTGATTCTTTAGATGTTAAATATGTGCTTGTTGTGTTTGGAG GTCTGGTTGGCTACCCTAGTGATGATATTAACAAGTTCCTTTGGATGGTTCGCATAGGAGGTGGTGAATTCCCTCACATCAAGGAGCCAGATTATCTT AGAGATGGCCAGTACCGTGTTGATGCTCAAGCAACTCCAACTATGTTGAATTGCCTCATGTACAAGCTTTGCTATTACAG gtttgttgagactgatggcAAAGGCTTTGATAGAGTAAGAGGATATGAAATAGGAAAGAAGCATTTCAAGCTAACACATTTTGAGGAG GTTTTCACAACCCACCACTGGATGGTGCGCATTTATAAACTGAAACCTCAAAAGAACAGGATTCGGGGCAAGTTGAAGAAGTTGAAATCC CAGAGTTCCAAAACTAGTTCAACGCTTGCAGCTGGCCGAAAGAAGAACCCATGGCAATGA
- the LOC109741062 gene encoding dolichyl-diphosphooligosaccharide--protein glycosyltransferase subunit STT3A isoform X2, protein MAEPVANAAAPAPAPGRLRNAFGGVLCAFTLILIGVLAFSIRLFSVIKYESVIHEFDPYFNFRVTQFLSKNGIYEFWNWFDDRTWYPLGRVIGGTVYPGLTLTAGSIWWFVNALNIPLSVETVCVFTAPIFSAIASWATYLLTKEAKGTGAGLMAAAILAMVPSYISRSVAGSYDNEAVAIFALVFTFYLYVKTLNTGSLFYATLNALSYFYMVCSWGGYTFIINLIPMHVLLCIVTGRYSSRLYIAYAPLVILGTLLAALVPVVGFNAVLTSEHFASFLVFIILHVVAFVYYIKGLLTPRLFKMAMTLVITVGLAVCFAVVAILVALVASSPTKGWSGRSLSLLDPTYASKYIPIIASVSEHQPPTWPSYFMDINVLAFLVPAGIISCFLPLSDASSFMVLYLVTAVYFSGVMVRLMLVLAPAACILSGIALSSAFDVLTRSMKFQLSKLFDDGPAISGNGSPNGSSASTVNTSSSKNEKTEKSEAAPKEKQSKKNRRKDKEVTESVSVKPKKEKRLSVLPLEASIVSTLLLIALGGFYVVHCVWAAAEAYSAPSIVLTSRSREGLHVFDDFREAYAWLSHNTDVDDKVASWWDYGYQTTAMANRTVIVDNNTWNNTHIATVGTAMSSPEKAAWEIFDSLDVKYVLVVFGGLVGYPSDDINKFLWMVRIGGGEFPHIKEPDYLRDGQYRVDAQATPTMLNCLMYKLCYYRFVETDGKGFDRVRGYEIGKKHFKLTHFEEVFTTHHWMVRIYKLKPQKNRIRGKLKKLKSSSKTSSTLAAGRKKNPWQ, encoded by the exons ATGGCGGAGCCCGTGGCCAACGCGGCGGCGCCCGCCCCCGCGCCCGGCCGCCTCCGCAACGCCTTCGGCGGCGTGCTCTGCGCCTTCACCCTCATCCTCATCGgtgtcctcgccttctcgatccgcCTCTTCTCC GTGATCAAGTACGAGAGCGTGATCCACGAGTTCGACCCCTACTTCAACTTCCGCGTCACTCAG TTCTTGTCAAAGAATGGAATCTACGAGTTCTGGAACTGGTTTGATGATAGGACATG GTATCCCCTTGGTCGTGTGATCGGTGGCACTGTGTATCCTGGGTTGACTTTGACAGCTGGAAGCATTTGGTG GTTCGTAAATGCTCTGAACATCCCATTGTCCGTGGAGACTGTCTGCGTGTTCACTGCTCCAATTTTCTCAGCAATCGCTTCCTGGGCTACTTACCTCTTGACAAAG GAGGCAAAGGGCACTGGAGCTGGATTGATGGCAGCAGCCATTCTGGCAATG GTCCCTTCGTACATCTCAAGATCAGTTGCTGGCAGCTATGATAATGAAGCTGTAGCAATATTTGCCTTGGTATTCACATTTTATCTGTATGTAAAG ACACTGAACACAGGATCACTCTTTTATGCAACGCTCAATGCTCTCTCATATTTCTACATg GTCTGTTCTTGGGGAGGCTACACATTCATCATAAACCTTATTCCGATGCATGTGCTGTTGTGCATTGTAACCGGTCGTTATTCTTCGCGACTGTACATTGCATATGCTCCCCTT GTTATACTGGGAACACTTCTGGCAGCTTTGGTACCTGTCGTTGGTTTTAATGCTGTATTGACATCTGAGCACTTTGCATCATTTCTG GTGTTTATAATCCTTCATGTGGTTGCTTTTGTGTATTACATCAAAGGACTTTTGACTCCCAGGCTGTTCAAAATGGCTATGACTCTTGTTATAACTGTTGGACT GGCTGTTTGTTTTGCAGTTGTAGCTATACTCGTAGCGTTGGTGGCATCTAGCCCAACAAAAGGCTGGAGTGGGCGCAGTTTGAGTCTACTGGACCC AACCTATGCAAGCAAGTATATTCCCATCATTGCCAGTGTCAGTGAACATCAACCCCCTACCTGGCCCTCTTATTTTATGGATATCAATGTTTTGGCCTTCTTGGTTCCTGCTGGAATAATT TCATGCTTCTTGCCTTTGTCCGATGCAAGTTCATTCATGGTCTTGTACTTGGTCACTGCGGTATATTTTTCTGGAGTGATG GTTCGGCTTATGCTTGTCCTTGCTCCTGCTGCGTGCATTCTATCAGGGATTGCTCTTTCCTCAGCCTTCGATGTCCTCACACGATCTATGAAATTTCAGCTATCAAAACTATTTGATGATGGCCCTGCTATT TCAGGGAATGGTAGCCCAAATGGTTCTAGTGCTAGCACGGTCAATACAAGTTCATCCAAAAATGAGAAGACTGAAAAATCTGAAGCAGCTCCAAAGGAAAAACAATCAAAGAAGAACAGGAGGAAGGACAAAGAAGTGACCGAAAGTGTTTCTGTGAAGCCTAAAAAGGAAAAGAGACTTTCGGTACTGCCTTTGGAAGCATCTATTGTGAGCACTCTTTTACTGATCGCGTTAGGTGGTTTCTATGTG GTCCATTGTGTTTGGGCTGCAGCTGAAGCGTACTCTGCACCTTCGATTGTGTTGACATCTCGTTCACGCGAGGGATTGCATGTTTTTGATGATTTCCGTGAAGCTTATGCATGGCTTAGCCATAACACAGATGTGGATGACAAG GTTGCATCCTGGTGGGACTATGGTTATCAAACAACTGCTATGGCTAACAGGACTGTGATTGTAGACAACAATACCTGGAATAACACTCACATAGCAACAGTTGGTACAGCGATGTCATCCCCAGAAAAGGCAGCATGGGAGATCTTTGATTCTTTAGATGTTAAATATGTGCTTGTTGTGTTTGGAG GTCTGGTTGGCTACCCTAGTGATGATATTAACAAGTTCCTTTGGATGGTTCGCATAGGAGGTGGTGAATTCCCTCACATCAAGGAGCCAGATTATCTT AGAGATGGCCAGTACCGTGTTGATGCTCAAGCAACTCCAACTATGTTGAATTGCCTCATGTACAAGCTTTGCTATTACAG gtttgttgagactgatggcAAAGGCTTTGATAGAGTAAGAGGATATGAAATAGGAAAGAAGCATTTCAAGCTAACACATTTTGAGGAG GTTTTCACAACCCACCACTGGATGGTGCGCATTTATAAACTGAAACCTCAAAAGAACAGGATTCGGGGCAAGTTGAAGAAGTTGAAATCC AGTTCCAAAACTAGTTCAACGCTTGCAGCTGGCCGAAAGAAGAACCCATGGCAATGA